The following are encoded in a window of Corynebacterium marinum DSM 44953 genomic DNA:
- a CDS encoding ATP-binding protein has product MSGIDMETTRKLRDMGATALLEAIDAEDELLGMGFEERLRLIVDEAYATFTHGKVDGLIRRAGLRYPAADLRRLDLVEQRGLDAGVIAALATCGFIERHQNVVFQGFTGSGKSYLGCALAKQACQHRYRAHYIRMPDLEEAWATARDKPQGTTKFLKKYVPNVHFEAAW; this is encoded by the coding sequence GTGAGCGGGATCGACATGGAAACCACACGCAAGCTGCGTGACATGGGCGCGACCGCCCTGCTGGAGGCCATCGATGCCGAAGACGAGCTCCTGGGGATGGGGTTCGAGGAACGGCTCCGTCTGATCGTCGATGAGGCGTATGCCACCTTCACCCACGGCAAGGTCGACGGGTTGATCCGCCGGGCCGGCCTGCGCTACCCCGCGGCTGATCTGCGCCGACTGGACCTGGTCGAGCAACGCGGCTTGGACGCAGGCGTCATCGCCGCGCTTGCGACCTGTGGGTTCATCGAACGGCACCAGAACGTCGTGTTCCAGGGATTCACCGGGTCAGGGAAATCCTATCTGGGGTGCGCGCTGGCCAAACAGGCCTGCCAGCACCGGTATCGGGCGCACTACATCCGGATGCCGGATCTGGAGGAAGCCTGGGCCACAGCACGGGACAAACCCCAGGGGACGACGAAGTTCCTCAAGAAGTATGTTCCGAACGTGCATTTTGAAGCAGCGTGGTGA
- a CDS encoding IS5 family transposase, producing MTTHGFGRPRGGWSTEIHVGIDADCGVMSFLITPGQAGDGPQMVPVIEKIRVPSARRGRPRRRPDRVLADKAYSSRANRNYLRSRGIKATISQPKDQLAHRRHRGSARRRPPAFDTVAYRRRNAVERGINRIKQHRECATRFDKLAVHFEATVQLAVIRY from the coding sequence TTGACCACTCATGGTTTCGGCCGCCCCCGGGGCGGGTGGTCGACGGAGATCCATGTGGGTATCGACGCGGATTGCGGGGTGATGTCGTTTCTCATCACCCCAGGTCAAGCCGGTGATGGTCCGCAGATGGTGCCGGTGATCGAGAAGATCCGGGTTCCTTCCGCCCGGCGTGGCCGGCCGCGGCGTCGACCCGACCGGGTGCTGGCGGACAAGGCGTATTCCTCACGCGCCAACCGAAATTATCTGAGGTCAAGGGGCATCAAGGCGACGATTTCCCAGCCGAAGGACCAGCTCGCCCACCGCCGACACCGGGGGTCAGCCCGTCGCCGACCCCCTGCCTTCGACACCGTGGCCTACCGGCGGCGTAATGCGGTGGAGCGGGGCATCAACCGGATCAAACAGCACCGCGAGTGTGCCACGCGGTTCGACAAACTAGCGGTGCACTTCGAGGCCACGGTTCAGCTGGCGGTGATCCGGTACTGA
- a CDS encoding oligosaccharide flippase family protein produces MLKFSKSFAARESLGAISWNFVGMAFSLFTGVITARILAPDDRGLLALFLIISSLSYLLAAVGTNTAIRTFQPRESWASFCSYFQLSAVLLAVNVLISISIVFIFSLVSASNLGQYWWIISLLAFFTFISSQLLDVLNAVGMVSYSAFANISGHFSTMSVLVFFFIGTADAGLANVAFAYIFGFMARIVVILTLIRKAAISPGRGSSYGRRSLLKKGVGFWGVGLGQTLTFRADQLLLGLLSTPSQVGLYAVASTPASLMQVVSNSIGQVAFRQAAVGKLTVRGLARFLGASSLVTFFYVSVLWILAPWVVPFVFGPDYAESANIVRILLISELFLGPYLVLVRVLAGLNQPRWSSASGFVGLGVMIPSLVYLVPLYGAYGAAISTIMGFGGMFVFTAVGALIAFRGQNLSETL; encoded by the coding sequence GTGCTGAAATTCTCTAAGTCTTTTGCTGCTCGAGAGTCTTTGGGGGCCATATCCTGGAATTTTGTAGGTATGGCTTTCAGCCTTTTCACTGGCGTTATCACCGCGAGAATTTTAGCTCCCGATGACCGGGGCTTGCTGGCTCTTTTTTTAATAATCTCTTCATTGTCATATTTGCTAGCTGCGGTTGGAACCAATACTGCAATTAGAACTTTTCAGCCGAGGGAATCGTGGGCTAGTTTCTGTAGTTACTTCCAGTTAAGTGCGGTACTACTGGCGGTCAATGTTCTCATTAGCATCTCTATTGTTTTTATCTTTTCTTTGGTTAGCGCCTCTAACCTCGGGCAATATTGGTGGATTATTTCTCTATTAGCTTTCTTTACCTTTATTAGTAGCCAGTTGTTAGATGTATTGAACGCAGTGGGAATGGTTAGCTATTCTGCTTTCGCTAATATTTCCGGCCATTTTTCCACTATGTCGGTTCTGGTGTTCTTTTTTATCGGTACTGCGGACGCGGGGTTGGCTAACGTGGCGTTTGCTTATATTTTCGGTTTTATGGCTCGGATCGTGGTCATTCTGACCCTGATCCGTAAAGCCGCCATTTCCCCAGGCCGGGGCTCGTCTTATGGCCGGAGATCTTTGCTAAAGAAGGGAGTTGGTTTTTGGGGGGTCGGGCTGGGACAAACTCTAACTTTTCGTGCCGATCAGCTGCTCCTTGGTTTGCTTTCCACTCCTTCTCAGGTCGGGCTCTATGCTGTAGCCTCCACGCCGGCTTCGTTGATGCAAGTCGTTTCTAACTCCATCGGTCAAGTTGCTTTTCGTCAAGCTGCAGTCGGGAAACTGACTGTACGAGGCCTTGCAAGGTTCCTCGGTGCGAGTAGCCTTGTAACGTTTTTCTACGTAAGTGTTTTATGGATTTTAGCTCCGTGGGTAGTGCCCTTTGTTTTTGGCCCGGACTATGCTGAATCGGCGAACATCGTTCGTATTCTTCTTATTTCAGAACTGTTTTTAGGTCCGTACCTTGTATTGGTTCGGGTTCTGGCAGGCTTAAACCAACCCAGATGGTCGAGCGCCTCGGGGTTTGTAGGCTTGGGAGTAATGATTCCATCGCTGGTATATTTAGTACCTTTGTACGGAGCCTATGGTGCAGCGATTAGCACGATTATGGGTTTTGGAGGGATGTTTGTGTTTACTGCTGTAGGTGCTTTGATTGCTTTTCGTGGACAAAACCTGAGTGAAACTCTTTAG
- the wzy gene encoding O-antigen polysaccharide polymerase Wzy, whose protein sequence is MIVDKHTKKPYTQKGVEGEGIRRQFAFALFLLHIVLLIVFSSGSLFEGADLQDVSRVAILTATLLYLAISFLYRERFWSVPSLTFLILALFHLGLFVTPAINGQLPTFVVDVGGSGTWFYSDATIIAVRYVLLGLVAYSAGLTLVFSLGVTATVSGEDNVSGSQDSVYRNNLALVGFVVLTVSTLTWLVISVYSGGPFFFLRSYGSYLAFTNDSALLNYTYIGISYGLLLSMFTRNHRVFAFSIGIFAVFGVCSLLLGMRDNVLIPAVAAAAMWAKFRGVRNSWIFVFGLIGVLSIVSLVRQLRKTGLGEFDFTGAILSPISAVEEMGFSLRVLHTTISWHEIRNEPFYGGVTYMAPFLRFVEGILGFNRLEGQPDYRLMNIEIGERVGQIGGSIIGEAHHNFGFLGIMCVLLAVGVLIGFLTLKARTALVLALLGVITVLFLMHVRNSFAPIPFWFGVGILFVGIAKLLSERQMKRAEIL, encoded by the coding sequence GTGATAGTCGACAAACATACGAAAAAACCTTACACCCAAAAAGGTGTAGAAGGCGAAGGTATAAGGAGACAGTTCGCGTTTGCTCTATTTCTCCTTCATATTGTCTTACTCATAGTTTTTAGCTCTGGCTCCTTGTTCGAAGGTGCAGATCTCCAAGACGTGTCGCGCGTCGCGATCCTCACCGCCACTCTCTTGTACCTTGCCATCAGCTTTTTATATCGAGAAAGATTTTGGTCGGTTCCTTCGCTGACCTTCCTGATTCTGGCACTGTTCCATTTAGGGCTTTTCGTAACTCCGGCGATAAACGGGCAACTTCCCACTTTCGTAGTTGACGTGGGAGGAAGCGGAACTTGGTTTTACAGTGACGCTACAATTATTGCTGTCCGGTACGTGTTGCTAGGCTTAGTCGCCTATTCCGCTGGTTTAACTTTAGTCTTCTCCCTTGGCGTGACAGCCACGGTGTCAGGTGAAGATAACGTTTCTGGTTCTCAGGATTCCGTTTACCGAAACAATCTTGCCCTTGTTGGATTTGTTGTTCTTACCGTCTCAACGTTGACATGGCTGGTTATATCAGTATACAGCGGTGGCCCATTTTTCTTCCTTCGGAGTTACGGCAGCTACCTCGCATTCACTAATGATAGTGCTCTCCTGAACTATACCTATATTGGTATTTCCTACGGGTTGCTGCTTAGTATGTTTACTCGGAACCATAGGGTTTTTGCCTTCTCAATCGGGATTTTCGCCGTTTTTGGCGTCTGCTCTCTACTTCTAGGCATGAGAGATAATGTCCTGATTCCCGCCGTGGCGGCCGCTGCGATGTGGGCTAAGTTCAGAGGCGTGCGAAATAGTTGGATATTCGTTTTCGGGCTAATAGGAGTTTTGTCGATCGTAAGTTTGGTTCGCCAGTTGAGGAAAACCGGCCTGGGGGAATTCGATTTCACTGGCGCCATACTCTCTCCCATTTCTGCGGTTGAAGAGATGGGTTTCTCACTGCGCGTTTTACATACTACTATTTCGTGGCACGAAATTAGAAATGAGCCGTTTTACGGTGGCGTCACCTATATGGCGCCTTTTTTGCGTTTTGTCGAGGGGATTCTGGGTTTTAATCGTCTTGAGGGACAACCGGACTATCGTTTGATGAATATTGAAATTGGCGAGCGCGTGGGCCAGATTGGTGGTTCGATAATTGGAGAGGCGCACCATAATTTTGGATTCTTGGGAATTATGTGTGTGTTGTTGGCTGTCGGAGTGTTAATTGGATTTCTAACCTTGAAGGCGAGAACTGCGCTTGTGCTGGCGTTGCTAGGTGTCATTACCGTTCTATTCCTAATGCACGTGAGAAATTCTTTTGCTCCTATTCCTTTTTGGTTCGGAGTGGGAATTCTTTTTGTGGGAATCGCGAAGTTGTTATCTGAAAGGCAAATGAAGCGTGCTGAAATTCTCTAA
- a CDS encoding glycosyltransferase, which translates to MVAIEATPAPTKVLHVIGRLVPGGVEMRTLELIEQSTDKNVQHYICVSSGRKGTLDDRYLNAGASVEYLKLKSILFPFKFYVFLKNNSLDVVHSNLMYVSGLVLLIAKLARIPVRISQFQSDGVPDHRLSIIQKAKRLLLKELIGFSSTKIVGLTPENLIVAWTSKWKSDPRCEVVPNGVDSENIEITSPTPFGRYKDTTVIIHVGRGDLPTKNRAKAISVFSTYFRNYNDNSILVFVGRDGKDASQARANRSKLDLQIEELGISKNVLFLGERSDVRNLLLASDVFLFTSTLEGLPGVVLEALASGLPILSTDLPGVKFLKEYFPEIRLIDSTRPDDEWCKILQKFDRKLEKRDRLEAVQKFRESPFELSKAVERYLDLWRK; encoded by the coding sequence ATGGTAGCGATTGAAGCGACACCGGCACCCACAAAAGTGCTACATGTGATTGGACGTCTTGTCCCCGGAGGCGTAGAGATGCGTACTCTTGAGCTGATCGAACAAAGTACGGATAAAAACGTTCAGCATTACATATGCGTTAGTTCCGGTCGAAAAGGCACTTTGGATGACAGGTACTTAAATGCCGGAGCCTCGGTGGAGTATCTCAAGCTGAAAAGTATACTTTTTCCATTTAAATTTTACGTTTTCCTGAAAAATAACTCTCTCGACGTGGTGCATTCCAACTTAATGTATGTCTCGGGATTGGTGCTGCTGATAGCTAAATTGGCTCGCATACCGGTTCGAATTTCACAATTTCAGTCGGACGGCGTACCCGATCATCGATTGAGCATTATCCAAAAAGCAAAAAGGCTCCTGTTGAAGGAACTTATTGGGTTCTCGTCAACGAAGATTGTTGGGTTAACGCCAGAGAACCTAATCGTTGCGTGGACTTCCAAGTGGAAAAGTGACCCCCGATGCGAGGTAGTTCCCAACGGCGTGGATAGTGAAAATATAGAAATCACCAGTCCCACCCCCTTTGGCCGGTACAAAGATACTACCGTTATCATTCACGTCGGAAGGGGTGATCTTCCCACTAAAAATCGTGCTAAAGCGATTTCCGTTTTCTCTACATATTTTAGAAATTATAACGACAATAGCATACTCGTATTCGTAGGTCGTGATGGAAAAGATGCATCGCAGGCGCGTGCAAATCGCTCGAAGCTCGACCTTCAGATAGAGGAATTGGGCATTTCGAAGAATGTACTCTTTTTGGGAGAGAGATCGGATGTTCGGAATCTTCTGTTAGCTTCGGACGTTTTCCTTTTTACATCTACGCTCGAGGGGCTCCCCGGCGTAGTTCTCGAAGCCTTGGCCTCTGGTCTGCCAATCTTGTCGACCGATCTTCCTGGCGTGAAGTTCCTTAAAGAGTATTTTCCCGAGATTCGATTGATTGATTCGACTCGTCCGGATGATGAATGGTGTAAAATCCTCCAGAAATTCGACCGAAAGCTGGAGAAACGGGATCGTCTAGAGGCAGTACAAAAGTTCCGGGAGAGTCCTTTTGAACTGTCCAAGGCCGTCGAACGATATCTTGATCTCTGGAGAAAGTGA
- a CDS encoding glycosyltransferase family 4 protein — MSALSLLRGQLKWFEQNGWNVILVSTPDLQALQAAKRENVTLAGVPMDRSIAPIKDIRALIQWIKILQKYRPDAVNVGTPKAALLGTIAAWLLRIPKRVYLVRGLRVEGTSGVLRWTLSTMERITMYCATDVVFVSKSLAAEAAKRKLLARKKSWTVGAGSSNGVDSEAIESRLASIDRNELRSELGFKSTDLVVGFVGRISSDKGVKTLLDALQDSKLEENIHGLLIGAVEDESLAKEADGLGSRCKRIPWTDDVWGYLPAMDILCLPTLREGFPNVVLEASAAGVPVITTRATGAVDSVVPEKTGYLIDIGDSEELVRRLNALNADRSRLQQMGNAARKRTVEEFHPERIWEGFAEIIAGKENPSRADRVCL; from the coding sequence GTGAGCGCGCTCTCCCTCTTGCGCGGCCAGCTTAAGTGGTTTGAACAGAATGGCTGGAACGTTATTCTAGTTTCAACTCCGGATTTACAAGCACTGCAAGCCGCTAAAAGGGAAAATGTCACCTTGGCTGGTGTGCCGATGGATCGCAGCATAGCGCCAATAAAAGACATAAGGGCTCTAATTCAGTGGATCAAGATATTGCAGAAGTACCGACCTGATGCGGTAAATGTGGGGACTCCTAAGGCAGCACTTTTGGGGACTATAGCAGCTTGGTTGCTCAGAATACCTAAGCGAGTTTATCTCGTAAGAGGTCTTCGAGTAGAAGGCACCAGCGGGGTCCTTCGGTGGACATTGTCAACGATGGAGCGCATTACAATGTATTGCGCTACCGACGTTGTGTTCGTGAGCAAGTCGTTGGCGGCAGAGGCCGCCAAAAGAAAACTCCTCGCTCGAAAAAAGTCATGGACGGTCGGGGCTGGCAGTAGCAACGGAGTCGATTCAGAAGCAATCGAGTCCCGACTCGCTTCCATCGATCGGAATGAACTCCGATCAGAACTTGGGTTCAAATCCACCGACTTAGTGGTCGGATTCGTTGGTCGCATTAGTTCCGATAAAGGAGTAAAAACCCTTCTCGATGCACTGCAAGATTCGAAACTAGAAGAGAATATCCATGGGTTACTGATCGGCGCAGTTGAGGACGAATCTCTCGCCAAAGAAGCAGATGGACTCGGTTCCAGATGTAAACGCATTCCCTGGACAGACGACGTATGGGGTTATTTACCGGCTATGGATATCCTCTGTCTTCCTACTTTGCGAGAAGGGTTTCCTAATGTGGTTCTCGAAGCTAGCGCAGCAGGAGTGCCTGTGATTACTACACGTGCAACCGGGGCCGTGGATTCAGTGGTCCCAGAAAAAACCGGATATTTGATCGACATTGGAGATTCTGAAGAGTTAGTGCGGCGTTTAAACGCCCTGAATGCGGATAGAAGTAGATTGCAGCAAATGGGTAACGCAGCGAGAAAGCGTACAGTCGAAGAGTTTCATCCTGAAAGAATCTGGGAGGGGTTCGCTGAAATCATCGCTGGAAAAGAAAACCCCAGTAGGGCCGACAGGGTATGCCTCTAG
- a CDS encoding acetyltransferase — protein sequence MKKLMLQDEHIVVIGASGFGRESLDVLRAMKEDGAAIEISGVIDDAPSASNLGRLKDLNVPYLGTLDHWLAGPSTNTKFVLGIGSPSVKRKIARKLEKEGFTPYTAIHPSAEIGSNPSLGPGAVVCAGAVVSTNVRFGKYVHINPHATIGHDATLEDFVSVNPAAVISGEVRIHDEVLVGAGAIILQQLTVERGVVVGAAALVTKNVPPDVIVKGVPGVWNA from the coding sequence ATGAAGAAGTTAATGCTACAAGATGAGCATATAGTAGTGATCGGCGCATCGGGGTTCGGGAGAGAGAGTTTAGACGTACTCCGGGCAATGAAAGAAGACGGAGCGGCTATTGAAATCTCAGGGGTAATCGACGATGCCCCGTCAGCGTCCAACCTGGGAAGGCTTAAGGACCTAAACGTTCCCTATTTAGGAACCTTGGACCACTGGTTAGCAGGGCCCTCGACCAATACAAAATTTGTATTAGGAATCGGCAGCCCATCAGTAAAGCGGAAAATCGCTCGAAAACTCGAAAAGGAAGGTTTCACGCCCTATACTGCTATACACCCTAGTGCAGAAATCGGCAGCAACCCTAGCCTAGGACCAGGCGCTGTCGTATGCGCAGGCGCAGTAGTTTCTACAAACGTCCGATTCGGTAAATATGTACACATTAACCCACATGCAACCATCGGTCATGATGCTACGTTGGAGGATTTTGTCTCTGTTAATCCTGCAGCTGTGATCTCGGGAGAAGTAAGAATCCACGACGAGGTGCTAGTCGGTGCGGGGGCAATTATTCTACAGCAGCTCACCGTAGAACGAGGCGTAGTCGTGGGAGCCGCTGCCCTAGTAACGAAGAACGTACCGCCTGACGTTATTGTAAAGGGAGTCCCAGGGGTTTGGAATGCCTAA
- a CDS encoding sugar transferase, which produces MSADHSRFDIAKRVFDVAASGGSLIMTAPLQIGVAAVVLATHGRPVLFRQKRPGKDGKIFELIKFRTMHASDDKKITDEERLTPVGRFLRSTSLDELPTLWNVFKGDMSLVGPRPLLVDYLEHYSSKQARRHEVRPGVTGLAQVRGRNKISWEERFRYDIEYVDQRSFLLDLRILFQTVRAVAQREGISQDGHATMTPFNGS; this is translated from the coding sequence ATGTCCGCTGACCACAGTCGATTTGATATCGCTAAGCGGGTGTTTGATGTTGCCGCAAGCGGAGGAAGTCTTATCATGACTGCACCACTGCAGATTGGGGTAGCAGCGGTAGTATTGGCGACTCATGGAAGACCTGTTCTTTTTCGCCAAAAGCGTCCCGGTAAAGACGGGAAAATTTTCGAGCTCATCAAATTCCGGACGATGCACGCGTCCGACGATAAAAAAATAACCGACGAAGAAAGATTGACACCGGTAGGGCGGTTTCTGCGATCGACTAGTCTCGATGAGTTACCCACCCTCTGGAATGTGTTCAAAGGAGATATGAGCCTGGTTGGCCCACGGCCATTGTTAGTGGATTACCTGGAGCACTATTCATCAAAGCAAGCTCGTCGACACGAAGTGCGTCCCGGTGTGACAGGGTTAGCTCAAGTTCGTGGCCGTAACAAAATCTCATGGGAGGAGCGTTTCCGCTACGACATTGAATATGTCGATCAACGAAGTTTTCTCCTCGATTTAAGAATTCTGTTTCAAACCGTACGAGCGGTTGCGCAGCGAGAAGGCATCAGTCAGGATGGCCACGCCACCATGACTCCGTTCAATGGTTCATAA